The following are encoded in a window of Rutidosis leptorrhynchoides isolate AG116_Rl617_1_P2 unplaced genomic scaffold, CSIRO_AGI_Rlap_v1 contig88, whole genome shotgun sequence genomic DNA:
- the LOC139885216 gene encoding F-box/kelch-repeat protein At3g27150-like, whose protein sequence is MGSDNDLRCLKKATIGSSSASESQDADYHHLPQLSDELESMILARVPRSEYWKIYLINKRFLSFIRSGEIFKIRHELGVKESSVFMLTNGDPKWSAFDRKFHSHRKLPEIPSDVNFILGDKESLCAGTHLIVSGKEIDGVVIWRYELETNQWLKGPSMHDPRCLFASASSGSFGFVAGGIGTETGYEVLNTAEKYNPDHKSWEPIRSMHKRRKLCSGCYMDEKFYVIGGRDQGGTYLTCGEAYDEKTNTWELIPNMLEEVEAPVATYQSPPLVAVVNNELYSLETTFNELKVYEKKSKRWKNLGLVPVRADFNKGWGVAFKSLGDELLVIGASAISPGDNSMTIYTCCPISDDLPLVWRTLQCGDNGLSHFILNCSVMFA, encoded by the coding sequence ATGGGCTCAGATAATGATCTCAGATGTTTGAAGAAGGCGACAATTGGTAGTTCCTCAGCTTCAGAATCTCAGGATGCAGATTATCACCATTTACCTCAACTTAGTGATGAGCTCGAGTCTATGATTCTGGCACGGGTCCCCAGATCAGAGTATTGGAAAATTTACTTAATAAACAAGAGATTTCTATCTTTTATAAGGAGTGGTGAGATATTTAAGATCCGACATGAACTTGGAGTTAAAGAATCATCTGTGTTTATGTTGACTAATGGAGACCCTAAATGGTCTGCATTCGATAGGAAATTTCATTCCCACAGGAAGTTGCCGGAAATTCCATCTGACGTGAATTTCATTTTAGGGGATAAGGAATCCCTTTGTGCAGGCACACATTTGATCGTTTCCGGTAAGGAAATAGACGGCGTCGTTATCTGGAGATACGAGCTCGAAACAAACCAATGGTTGAAAGGGCCTAGCATGCATGATCCTAGATGTCTCTTTGCATCGGCCAGCTCCGGAAGCTTTGGGTTCGTGGCTGGAGGAATCGGAACTGAGACGGGTTACGAAGTGCTAAACACCGCAGAAAAATATAACCCTGATCATAAATCCTGGGAGCCGATTCGGAGTATGCATAAGAGGAGGAAGCTATGCTCCGGCTGCTACATGGACGAGAAGTTTTACGTGATCGGAGGACGTGACCAGGGCGGAACCTATCTCACATGTGGAGAGGCTTACGACGAGAAAACTAACACATGGGAGCTGATTCCGAACATGCTAGAAGAAGTCGAAGCTCCGGTCGCCACTTACCAATCGCCGCCGCTGGTGGCTGTCGTGAACAACGAGCTATACTCGCTAGAGACCACATTCAACGAGCTGAAAGTATACGAAAAGAAGAGCAAGAGATGGAAGAATTTGGGACTAGTTCCGGTTAGAGCCGATTTTAACAAAGGATGGGGCGTAGCATTCAAGTCTTTGGGTGATGAGTTGCTTGTAATTGGGGCATCTGCAATTTCTCCTGGAGATAATAGCATGA